DNA sequence from the Pedobacter sp. W3I1 genome:
GACTCACGTCGTAATATTTCTTGTTCAGATAATCCTATACTCATTTCAGGTATTTTTCGCAAAAAAATAATTTTGCATTTTTTGTTATTGTTAAATTAGTGTGCTTTAATGAAAAAGGAATAATTTGGTGATCAAAATTTTGAATTTTATATTGGAAAAATCCAATTTTCAATACCAATTAGCTATCCATTTAAAACAGATGGTTGCAAAGATAAGAAAGCTATTGTAATTACTAAATGCTTTATTTGATATAAAACCGCATTTAGGATGTTAAAATCCAATGTGATAAAAAATAGATGATCAGAAACTTTACTAGCAGTATTTATTCCATATCAATTAACGGATCCCAGAATACCTTTTTAAGATTTTGAACTTTAAGGTTTTTAATTTCGACGCCTTCGCTTTCGAGTAGTTCCTGCCTTTTAGCTGTAGATGATGGATCGCCACTCAGCAAGCCATTACTACTGATTACCCTATAATAAGGTACCGCAGGCCTTGCGGCCCCACAAGCGCCAATGGCTCTGGCAACCATTCTGGATAAATTAGGCGTACCAATTGCTTTAGCAATTGCGCCGTACGAAGTTACTCTACCTTTGGGTATTTCTCTGGTTAAATCCCAAACCTGTTCAAAAAATAAATCGTGTTTCATCGTTTTTGGCAAATGATATGTAAAGCTATTAAATATATCTCTCTCATAATTAGTCATTCGGAATTTATTTTATTAGCGGCTTTTATATAGTTTCATTGGTCTAATAGCTACTACGTAGGCAGAACCCTTCTCACGCTTTTTAGAATTTCATCGGGTAAATTTATTAAGCGATATGAATTTAGTGTTTTACAGGTGTTATATTTGTTTGGAATGATTTAGCCCATTTAAAAAACGATGCCCGATATAAAACAAATACCACCTTCTAGCTTTGAGTTTTTAAGGTTATTAAAAAATAACAATGAACGTGAGTGGTTCAATGATCATAAAACAGCCTACCAGAAAGAACTGGCTTACATAGAATCTTTTGCTCAGGATTTATTAGACCTTATGAATACCCATGATGTCATTGAAACACCGTCTGGAAAGAAAAGTTTATACCGGATTTATCGTGATACCCGCTTTTCAAGCGATAAAACACCTTACAAAACACATTGGAGCGGAAGTTTTAAACGGGCTGGCAAACAAAGAAGGGGTGGTTACTATTTTCATATCGAACCAGGCAATAGTTTTGTGGCAGGTGGCTTTTTCGGACCTTCTCCCCAGGATTTGAAATTAATAAGGGAAAATATAAGTTTTGATGCCACGCCCTTAAGAGAAATATTAAATGATGAAACTTTTATTTCTTCCTTCGAGACCTTGAAAGGCGAGCAACTGAAAACAGCTCCAAAGGGTTTTGATGGAGATCATGAGGATATCGATTTGCTACGCTATAAACAATTTTTATTAGTTCATCGATTTACCGATCAGGAAGTTTTAAGTAAAGATTACTTAGGATATTGTAATCAGGAATTTAAAAACATGCGACCCTTCGTTGATTATATGAGCGAAATATTAACAACCGATGCAAATGGAATGGAACTATAGTTAATTTTATAATACTGTTGCCAAAAATTAAAGGGGCACGATTACCAGTTTAGTAATGATGCCCCTTTTTTAATTATAATTCGGCTTCGATGCCTTCCTCATACATTTCGTTAATGGCTTCGGCATATTTCTTTTCTACAATACGGCGCTTAACTTTCATTGTAGGGGTGATTTCTCCTTCATCTATATTGAAAGGATTACGCTTGATCTTAAAGTTTTTAATGCGCTCGAATTTTGCCAGTTCATTAGAGATTTTTTTAATATCCTGCTCCATCCAGTCCATAATTTCCTGGTCTCGAATAAAAGGATCAGCCGTTTCAAAAAATGATGGTTTAA
Encoded proteins:
- a CDS encoding MGMT family protein; the encoded protein is MKHDLFFEQVWDLTREIPKGRVTSYGAIAKAIGTPNLSRMVARAIGACGAARPAVPYYRVISSNGLLSGDPSSTAKRQELLESEGVEIKNLKVQNLKKVFWDPLIDME
- a CDS encoding DUF2461 domain-containing protein is translated as MPDIKQIPPSSFEFLRLLKNNNEREWFNDHKTAYQKELAYIESFAQDLLDLMNTHDVIETPSGKKSLYRIYRDTRFSSDKTPYKTHWSGSFKRAGKQRRGGYYFHIEPGNSFVAGGFFGPSPQDLKLIRENISFDATPLREILNDETFISSFETLKGEQLKTAPKGFDGDHEDIDLLRYKQFLLVHRFTDQEVLSKDYLGYCNQEFKNMRPFVDYMSEILTTDANGMEL